From the genome of Phlebotomus papatasi isolate M1 chromosome 2, Ppap_2.1, whole genome shotgun sequence:
AAATCACAATGAAAACTACATCAGCCCCAGAAGTGACTATGAAAGCCACAGCTGCCCCCACAAAAGCTCCAGAAGTCACTGTGAAAGCCACAGGAGCCCCTACGAAAGCTCCAGAAGTCACTGTAAAAGCCACAGGAGTCCCTACGAAAGCTCCAGAAGTCACTGTGAAAGCCACAGGAGCTCCTACAAAAGTGCCAACAGTCACTATGAAAGCTACAGCAGCTTCCATTAAAGCCCCGGAAGTTACTACAAAAGTTACAGCAGCTTCAATTAAAATCCCAGAAACCAGTGCAAAAACTACAGAAACTCCTACATCAATTAAAGTTCCTGTGAAtgatgaaatgaagaacattCCTCTCTATCATCGTCCAGCAAGTTCTCCaacatctatggaaaaaattacagagaaTCCAAAGGAAGAACCTCTATTGAGCACTTCATCAGTGACTCCATCCACAACAGCCAAAGTTTCCACTAGCACGAAAAAAATCTCCACAACTCCCCCAATGAGAGTGAGAGTTACAGCAAATCCCAATAGGACCAGACCATCTACAAGAAAACCCATTGAGACAACAGTGCAGAAGATTACAGAATTTTCCACACTCATCTCGAGGATTCCTGCTATAGCTGCAGCAAAGTTGCCTCCAACAAGACTTCCATCAAGTACAAAAGCTCCAGAGATTCCTTCTTCATCGACAGAGAAACCAACTAAAAGGCCTACTGAGAGCACGACGACTGTAAAAATCCCACAAACACCTCCCTCTACAAAGCGAACTCCCCAAACTACATCCAGCATTCCAACAAATTCCCCATCAACCCCAACTTCCACCACAATTGTCCGGACAACACCAAAACCACCAACGACATCTGCTGCTCCACAAACGACCAAACCCACTGAAGAAATTATCACAGAAGTAACGGAAAAAATTCTTCCAGAGACCACACTGGCATCCACATCACCCTCCAAGACAATGGACACGACATCCGTGGCCGTGGAGGCATCCACCATGACCTCAGTACTACCTGATGGCCCCAACATTGGCTCAACTGAAACAATGATGCAGAAACCACAGATGAATGCGGAAAAAACTTCAAGTGAGGAGATGGCATCCACTGAGGATGAATCCACGGCAATGGAAGAGAATTCAATCAACCAAATTATTCAATCGCTCAACCACTATCCGGATGATGAGGTGGAAACACCATCAACAGTGCTATCATCAATTGAATCAATGTCCGATGGCGTTAGAGAAACAACCGTGAAACACCCCGAAGACACacacgatgatgatgatgatgaagaggAAAAAATGCCAACAACTGTAAAAGTAATTTCGGTCACTGAACCAGTGAAAAGTGACGAACCAACAGAAAGAACAGCAACACAACCACACAATACGGATAATGTGGGAAAGCCCagtaaaatatttgcaaataatcAATTGTATGTAGATGAAACAGATCCCCAAGTCACTGAAATCAGTACAACACCCATGCCAGAAGACACCATCACCACAGTATCACCTGAAGATGAAGTGGAGGCAGACACAGAAATTTCTCAGTCAGTCACTGAAAGTGCTCCACAAATTGCCGACAATCTCGTCTCTGTGCCTCACAATAGTGGGATTGTTGAGCTAATTGATCGTTTCATTGCTGCCAATACCAACAGCATCCCTGTAACACTAGCACCCCTCGAGACTCAGCCAATGATCCCAAAAGTTGAGCAAATGGTACAAAATGCCCTCCGAAAAAATATTACCATGGGCAATTTTGTGGAGCAAGTAGCCACAGTGGCTTCAATTCTTCACGGAGATGAAGCTGATGAACCTATTACTGAAAAACTCGATCTTATGGACAATCTAGAAGAATCTCTGTCACATCTCCTGTCCCAAGTCACCGATGAACGACCCCATTCTGTACCCCTTGTAGATGATCCCAATATTGAAAGTAAAATGCCCAATATCGGTTCGGAAAATGTTTTTGCCGAAGAAGAAGCTGTAACAACCATTGCTACTCCCCAGGATGACAAGGAAGAAGATTTTCCAAGCACAACCACTGAGTATCAATTATCTGAGGATCGGGATGAAGCTGAATCAACAACATTCTCAATAGAAATCACTACAGAATTGCCCACAGAAGCTGAAGAAGAATCCCAGGTGGAAATTACCACAGAAAGTAGAGATCCTGAACTTCCAGAAACCCCTATTCCGACAACTTTCGATCCTGACAAGAAATTTCACGAATTGGAATCTTTAGCTCAGATCAAGGAATCTGCAGAGAATGAAGTAAATGACAAGGATGATGTAAGGGTAGAAACTTCCATTGTCAAGGAGACCTCATCAATTTCCTTCCGCCAAGACAAACCCAAGAATATCACTAAAACTACAACGGAAGATCCTGTAGGAACTACTGAAATCCCAGAAATTGACGAGATCAGAGAAACTACAGAAGCAGCTGGAAGAACAGAAACCCCTGAATTTACAGAGAAACCCACGGAAATTGAAGAAGAATCAACAGAATTCTCAAATACCATTGATTATTCTCAAGACTCTGAGCCACAATCACTGGATATTCTCAGTATAATTGGGACAGTGGGAGATATGCTGTTGGACACAAAAATCCCTGAGAATGTAGAAAATCTCGCCACAGTGCCAATTGATGAGTCAACTGATGCAACATTCAAAGAATCTCTACCAACAATACCCTCGGAATTTGCTGAATCCACTGAAATTCCCACAGTAACTCCCGCCACGGTGTCAGATGATGAAGATGTACCCACAGTAACTGAAGAGGATGTTGAAATGTCCAGTGATTTTGCAGAAATGCAAGAGATGAATGATGATGCTACATCAACAATTTCTCCCATAGAAGCAACCACAGAGATCCCCACAACATTGGCAGAACTTGCAGAGGAGACATTCTGGACATTTGATGGATTCACTGGACGTCCAACCACCAAATTCAATCCCCTCAATTTCCGGAAGAATGATCTCGATGAGAATATTCCAACAGAGACTCAACAAACAGAACAAACAGAAACTACAGATCCAGCCACAAATACTGTGGTCACAGATGACGATGCCAGTGAGGAGATTACCCAGAAAACAACCCAGAGATCATCACCTAAGACAACCCAGTATAAATTTATAACAATTGGTGTGAATCGTCGAGATGATGGAACACCAATTAATGTACCAACACCATTTGGCTTTCACACTCGAGTCACCGAGTTAATTGTGCCAGAGACAACAACAGAGATCACCCACGAGACAACCACATACTCCCACGATGATTCCAGCAACACCGAAGATGACACCAATGCCACTCAGCCCGATGAAAGTGAAGAGATTTACACGAGACTCGGCGAGACCACAGAAAAATCCCCAGAAGAAACAACACTGATTGACGATGGGAAAACAGATGAGAATTCAATAGTGGAAGAAGACAGGGAGGAAGATGCTCCAACAACAGTTAAAATCCTCGCTCAGAAACGACCTATTTCTGTCTTTCATGTGAACACTCCAAAGCCCACAAACCTAGCTCCAGCTCTCAAACAGAATCCCCGGAAACCCGTACCGGTTAATCTCAAACCAGCTCCAAAGGAAGCTTTAGGTTTGGAACAGAGTACCCAGAATCTCGATCAGGATCTAATTGATTTTGTCAATTTATGCAATGAATTGGCATTTACTTACTGGAAAGCAATGACCGCTGAGGGTATTAGTACATCCCGAACTGTCGTCCTGGCACCCTTTGCAATTACTTCCATGCTGGCAATGATTTTCCTAGGAGCTCGTGGCTCAACATCCGGCGAGATGAATGAAATTCTCCGGCTAGATGATATGGTGACATTCAATCCTCATGCTGTGTTTAGGAATGTCACAGATTCCATTGAGAATCTCAGAGAGGGCGGAGTCTTTACGAGTGCTGTGGTGAGGGAGTTGTTCAGTGATCGCCAGAAGGGAAAACTCCTATCATTCTACAAAGACAAAGTACAACAGTTCTATTCCGGACATGTTGAGGAAGTCAATTATACAGTGATCAATGATATTATCCGAAGGAGGACTAACCTGCTAATGAAGCGTCACACTTGGGGTAAAGTCATGGAATTCCTCAAGACCAACACTATCACAATGAGACCTCCACTGGCCACAGTTTCTGCAAATATCTTTAAGGTATGGACAGTAGCGTATTTAAGGGGTGCGCGAGCATCCAGGGGCGCCGATATTCCTATGCTTTTTAGACAACTGAACCCTAAAACCCTTTATTCATGCCAAGTTGAAGTGAAAaagattttaaccctttaaggacgagaagctttctgctgagcgaaattcaatgaaatcaagtttccctcgatatttaaacctaaataagagatttatggtaaaaaaaaatttcccattcctaggagtcctggaaaactatgggtcatatatgacccaatcgtccataaaggtaaaaaagcacagaattttccagacgactagtttactcgttagctctgttatttttgtaggaggaataacttgaatatatttttaataataaaaacatatttagagtacgagtaaaaattaaaacgatcaaaaattaatttaaaaaaatctcattcaatttttggtctcaaggaatcttgaagactggtacacaaaaacaataatttttatgaaaaaatgtattattgtttacttcatttttaatttttgtgatattcatctaaacaaatttcgcatactggtaaggtaacacagagataaatgtcgcatgcctcacaaacaGAATTGGTCTTATAATACTTTTTTCTGATAGTACCATGTgtacctcagttttcttcgaaacatgtttgatggtaatgggtaggtgcaatgttgcttgtctctgggaatttcaaacgtacagttgcacattgctgttgatccgggagttcttccggagttgatgcgttctCAATGAAGACTTCAaggtccacttcatccacgtcttgttccaaatatattatgtcgctttcgttcaggacaagattgtcggcatcatcgctatcttccgggcataatatgtggatgatttcgggttcattgatcataattttttttccatttttgaagtcatctgataaagagtgaaaatttatgaatttacaacatatacgcagaagtatcttataaattatcaaaatattaccttcttcagtcagtattgcactgggaaatctcagctaattaatatatcacacaatattacacgaataattaactattttgcgtacacataaacaaaaacatgaaacagtctaacctcaaatctttcgaaaatccactagagacaaattctgtgtttttttacctttaaggacgattgggtcatatatgacccatgaaaattatgaagcttccctgaaaataccaataaactataatttttactttgttgagaaatattatgtatagttattatagtttctagtcccaagaggtttttgcttaaaaaaattagaaatattaaaaatattaaatttcaagcaccaacgtgaaaatttgaaaattcattatttttgagctcaaatattttttatatagcaaattgtgcataaaatctgcatagctgtaacataaaacggtttataTCGTGCTGAAAACGCGCACAGCtgttaaacataaaacgattCAAATTAAGAAAACTGTTAAACATTTCAAGCTTGAGCTGTGCATGGTTTCAAAACAATCTTAATCAAAATTTCATTcttctaaattttgttttttttttactgctgctCAACATTGTGTACTACATTCGTTGAAAAggagagcttccacttttgcgtttaacctttattgaaaataattaaaatttcactgcattttcaatATTAAGTGAAACCTGttaaacacaaaattaaaagttaaatttttcaaggaatatagtactcaattATACTGATaaacaggaaaaaataaaatttttaagaatgggTTTTTCCAGAAAAactatatttacattttttcaaaatgaaaaagttAATAGACTATTAAGAAAATGACTTGAACATATAATCCCAAATCGAGCAAATAGTGTTAAACAgaacaaaattacctttcaaataaaaaagagcaagaaaaaaatcttaacccGTTCCGCCCGTGCCCGAGATagaacactttaaaattttcattaaaactcATAAGTGAGAAATGAAGCACAAGACGCCATTTTTGATATCCTGGGC
Proteins encoded in this window:
- the LOC129804237 gene encoding mucin-2 → MKATAASIKAPEVTTKVTAASIKIPETSAKTTETPTSIKVPVNDEMKNIPLYHRPASSPTSMEKITENPKEEPLLSTSSVTPSTTAKVSTSTKKISTTPPMRVRVTANPNRTRPSTRKPIETTVQKITEFSTLISRIPAIAAAKLPPTRLPSSTKAPEIPSSSTEKPTKRPTESTTTVKIPQTPPSTKRTPQTTSSIPTNSPSTPTSTTIVRTTPKPPTTSAAPQTTKPTEEIITEVTEKILPETTLASTSPSKTMDTTSVAVEASTMTSVLPDGPNIGSTETMMQKPQMNAEKTSSEEMASTEDESTAMEENSINQIIQSLNHYPDDEVETPSTVLSSIESMSDGVRETTVKHPEDTHDDDDDEEEKMPTTVKVISVTEPVKSDEPTERTATQPHNTDNVGKPSKIFANNQLYVDETDPQVTEISTTPMPEDTITTVSPEDEVEADTEISQSVTESAPQIADNLVSVPHNSGIVELIDRFIAANTNSIPVTLAPLETQPMIPKVEQMVQNALRKNITMGNFVEQVATVASILHGDEADEPITEKLDLMDNLEESLSHLLSQVTDERPHSVPLVDDPNIESKMPNIGSENVFAEEEAVTTIATPQDDKEEDFPSTTTEYQLSEDRDEAESTTFSIEITTELPTEAEEESQVEITTESRDPELPETPIPTTFDPDKKFHELESLAQIKESAENEVNDKDDVRVETSIVKETSSISFRQDKPKNITKTTTEDPVGTTEIPEIDEIRETTEAAGRTETPEFTEKPTEIEEESTEFSNTIDYSQDSEPQSLDILSIIGTVGDMLLDTKIPENVENLATVPIDESTDATFKESLPTIPSEFAESTEIPTVTPATVSDDEDVPTVTEEDVEMSSDFAEMQEMNDDATSTISPIEATTEIPTTLAELAEETFWTFDGFTGRPTTKFNPLNFRKNDLDENIPTETQQTEQTETTDPATNTVVTDDDASEEITQKTTQRSSPKTTQYKFITIGVNRRDDGTPINVPTPFGFHTRVTELIVPETTTEITHETTTYSHDDSSNTEDDTNATQPDESEEIYTRLGETTEKSPEETTLIDDGKTDENSIVEEDREEDAPTTVKILAQKRPISVFHVNTPKPTNLAPALKQNPRKPVPVNLKPAPKEALGLEQSTQNLDQDLIDFVNLCNELAFTYWKAMTAEGISTSRTVVLAPFAITSMLAMIFLGARGSTSGEMNEILRLDDMVTFNPHAVFRNVTDSIENLREGGVFTSAVVRELFSDRQKGKLLSFYKDKVQQFYSGHVEEVNYTVINDIIRRRTNLLMKRHTWGKVMEFLKTNTITMRPPLATVSANIFKTDCSKASSFDRDGEMFFQISPIVRQRRLVPLPAAVFRSGFMAGYDPELDATAVAFGNSNNIVSTVLVMPGQQGHLQSGDSLDRLEIALLQNGITKNAWRRLLTTLMERPGLELQIPKFTHRSFINATSGLQRMGLNDLFDSEKSDLRGLTASASRDMFFSDMVQINAFATCGEDKSPDQHHVEVYPSPPIQKGFYLGEFTRGLVDDLPESVRMKLLMTQEHQRALFDPFYETKYLELPLSLRPRQARIPEAPRLRFDRPFLFFVRHNPTGMILYMGRFSPRLHP